In Bradyrhizobium sp. CCBAU 051011, the following are encoded in one genomic region:
- a CDS encoding Lin0512 family protein: MARVRCITEMGMGVDVHGRDATKAAKRAVSDAIRHSSLGFFRMLGKTANDMFVDVMIAVPDPSGVDTAAVAKELPYGTVKVTAVSGGLEIPAESGSDSILIANAAVIVSFDDGKTA; encoded by the coding sequence ATGGCACGTGTGCGCTGTATCACCGAAATGGGCATGGGCGTCGACGTTCACGGTCGCGATGCCACCAAGGCCGCCAAGCGCGCTGTCTCGGACGCCATTCGCCACTCCAGTTTGGGCTTTTTCCGAATGCTGGGGAAGACCGCCAACGACATGTTCGTCGACGTCATGATCGCCGTGCCGGACCCGAGCGGAGTGGATACTGCGGCGGTCGCCAAGGAGTTGCCGTATGGCACCGTGAAGGTAACGGCGGTGAGTGGTGGGCTGGAAATTCCGGCCGAGAGCGGCAGTGACTCCATCCTGATTGCGAATGCCGCCGTGATCGTCAGTTTTGACGACGGCAAGACTGCCTAA